A genome region from Triticum aestivum cultivar Chinese Spring chromosome 2B, IWGSC CS RefSeq v2.1, whole genome shotgun sequence includes the following:
- the LOC123043814 gene encoding uncharacterized protein, translating to MRRSTTQRPGPRRGAGGKPGSRVQVAVKPDRLSALPDALLHRIMSSLKAWEAVRTCVLARRWRHLWASAPCVDLRLHHSSGRDADPPEEFRHFVHRLFLLRDASAPVGTLRLRSGDEDAGYDEDDASAWIRAAINRNARVIHLAGHRSEIASLDRVQFVSCHLKVLKLSYARLNDRILKQLSSSCTSLEELDLKDCLVTGPGIVSASLKTLIMLKCKIDCAFSIAAPNLLLLRLTTPYVRVPSFKNLGSLVTGTIILDDSFLGDDFEHISDEDDCDGTTDDDGDESDDNDWTESSKIHDDSSLGDDFGYDHFIRFGYGHTFAEESYTHGHYKDNFDYGSDIDSDDNTCEYSEIANDAKYGYKGAKLSSENGNYGGNRECNGRKILGGRHILGSLSSARTLELLTDAGEVVLSRELNMCPTFDNLKTLSLGVWCMAADFDALIYLLQHSPNIQKLFLQLKINFNTRKASETGIKLQGRSFTCKDLQMVKITCSKDDGRVHKLANLFRANGIPLKKIYVRRSGSAYLRSQKQMKEFARRELEFWGM from the exons ATGCGCCGGAGCACCACCCAGCGCCCGGGGCCGCGCCGCGGCGCCGGCGGGAAGCCCGGCTCCCGCGTCCAGGTCGCCGTGAAGCCCGACCGCCTCAGCGCCCTCCCGGACGCGCTCCTGCACCGCATCATGTCGTCCCTCAAGGCGTGGGAGGCGGTCCGCACCTGCGTGCTCGCGCGCCGGTGGCGCCACCTCTGGGCGTCCGCGCCCTGCGTCGACCTCCGCCTGCACCACTCCTCCGGCCGCGACGCCGACCCGCCGGAGGAGTTCCGCCACTTCGTgcaccgcctcttcctcctccgcgaCGCGTCGGCGCCCGTGGGCACGCTCCGCCTGCGGTCCGGCGACGAGGACGCGGGCTACGACGAGGACGACGCCAGCGCGTGGATCAGGGCCGCCATCAACCGCAACGCGCGGGTCATCCATCTCGCTGGGCATCGCTCGGAGATCGCGTCGTTGGACCGCGTGCAGTTCGTCTCCTGCCACCTCAAGGTGCTGAAGCTGTCGTATGCCAGGCTCAACGACAGGATCCTCAAGCAGCTCTCTTCTAGCTGCACGTCTTTGGAGGAGCTGGATCTGAAGGATTGCCTGGTGACAGGCCCTGGGATTGTGTCTGCCTCTTTGAAGACTTTAATCATGCTCAAATGCAAGATCGACTGCGCCTTCTCCATTGCTGCTCCGAACCTCCTACTTCTGCGCCTCACCACACCTTACGTCCGAGTCCCATCGTTCAAGAACTTGGGGTCACTGGTCACAGGCACTATCATACTTGATGACTCTTTCTTGGGTGATGACTTTGAACACATCAGTGATGAAGATGACTGTGATGGAACTACTGATGACGACGGGGATGAGAGCGatgataatgattggacagagAGCTCTAAGATTCATGATGACTCTTCCTTGGGTGATGATTTTGGATATGATCATTTTATAAGGTTTGGATATGGACATACTTTTGCTGAAGAAAGTTACACGCACGGTCATTACAAGGATAATTTTGATTATGGTAGTGATATCGATAGCGATGACAATACCTGTGAATACAGTGAGATTGCAAATGATGCAAAGTATGGCTACAAAGGGGCCAAGCTTTCCAGTGAAAATGGTAACTATGGTGGAAACAGAGAATGCAATGGCAGGAAGATTTTAGGTGGACGTCATATTCTTGGGTCTCTTTCAAGTGCTAGAACTTTGGAGTTGTTGACTGATGCTGGAGAG GTGGTTCTGAGTAGGGAACTGAATATGTGTCCAACTTTTGACAACCTGAAGACCCTGTCCCTTGGCGTATGGTGTATGGCTGCAGACTTTGATGCATTAATTTACTTGCTGCAGCACTCACCTAATATACAGAAGCTCTTTCTCCAACTTAAAATT AACTTCAATACCAGAAAGGCATCAGAAACAGGTATCAAACTACAGGGAAGATCATTTACTTGCAAAGACCTTCAAATGGTGAAGATTACATGCTCAAAGGATGATGGGAGAGTCCATAAGTTGGCAAATTTGTTTAGGGCAAATGGAATACCCCTCAAGAAAATTTATGTCCGCCGCAGTGGGAGTGCTT ATCTCCGTAGCCAGAAGCAGATGAAAGAATTCGCCAGGCGTGAACTGGAGTTTTGGGGGATGTAA